The proteins below come from a single Rosa rugosa chromosome 2, drRosRugo1.1, whole genome shotgun sequence genomic window:
- the LOC133733594 gene encoding cytochrome P450 71D11-like — translation MELLQSPSLQALLIFSLFLIALLKIAKRGKTKDSTSNLPPGPWTLPFIGNLHQLVDCLPHHGLRDLAEIYGPLMYLRLGEVPTLVVSSAECAKEVMKTHDAIFATRPHTLATRILTYRGTNIGFSPYGEYWRELRKICMLELLSTKRVQSFRRIREEEVLKLIKWIASRPGSPINLTEEIYSCTYCITSRAAFGKKSKDHEKAIYIGKEAAKVTGGFALADFFPSVNLLHVISGMRTKLEKLHNEADMIMEDIIKEHKEGKTTTKSQGEGKAEEDLVDVLLKYHDHSCLKFSLTVENIKAVIQDIFGAGSETSSTVVDWVMAEMIKNPRTMKMAQDREVFNRKGHVDETGIKDMKYLNLVIKETLRLHPSAPLLLPRECRETCEIAGYKIPVKTKVVINAWAIGRDPKFWTEPEIFYPERFVDSSIDYKGTNFEYIPFGAGRRICPGISYGLANVELPVALLLYYFDWKLPNEMKNEDLDMTEAFGVTVRRKEDLHLIPTPCYPPPTTRVYEC, via the exons ATGGAGCTGCTTCAATCTCCTTCCTTACAAGCTCTGcttatattttctctctttctcattgCACTACTGAAAATAGCCAAGCGAGGCAAAACCAAAGACTCCACTTCAAACTTACCCCCCGGACCATGGACGCTACCCTTCATAGGAAACTTGCACCAGCTCGTTGACTGTCTACCCCATCACGGCCTCAGAGACTTGGCTGAGATATATGGACCTCTTATGTACttgaggcttggagaagttccAACCCTAGTTGTTTCGTCAGCAGAGTGTGCCAAGGAGGTGATGAAAACCCACGACGCCATCTTTGCAACGAGACCCCATACCCTTGCTACCAGGATCTTGACTTACCGTGGTACAAACATTGGTTTTTCACCATATGGTGAATACTGGAGAGAACTACGAAAGATTTGCATGCTAGAGCTTTTAAGCACAAAGCGTGTCCAATCGTTTCGACGAATTAGGGAAGAAGAGGTCTTGAAACTCATTAAATGGATTGCATCAAGGCCGGGATCACCCATCAATCTCACTGAGGAAATCTACTCATGCACATACTGCATAACTTCGAGAGCAGCCTTTGGTAAAAAAAGTAAAGACCATGAAAAAGCCATTTATATTGGGAAGGAAGCTGCAAAAGTGACAGGAGGCTTTGCACTTGCAGATTTTTTCCCTTCCGTCAATTTGCTGCATGTGATTAGTGGAATGAGAACTAAACTCGAGAAGCTGCATAATGAAGCTGACATGATAATGGAAGATATCATCAAAGAACATAAAGAAGGCAAGACAACAACAAAATCTCAGGGCGAGGGTAAAGCAGAGGAAGACTTGGTAGATGTACTCTTAAAGTATCACGATCATAGTTGCCTGAAGTTTTCTCTAACTGTTGAAAACATCAAAGCTGTAATCCAG GACATCTTTGGTGCTGGAAGTGAGACATCATCCACAGTTGTGGATTGGGTAATGGCAGAGATGATAAAGAATCCAAGAACAATGAAAATGGCACAAGATAGAGAAGTGTTTAACAGAAAAGGACATGTTGATGAAACTGGCATCAAGGATATGAAATATTTGAACTTAGTTATCAAAGAGACATTGAGATTACACCCTTCTGCTCCCTTGCTACTTCCGAGAGAATGCAGAGAGACCTGTGAGATAGCTGGATATAAAATACCCGTCAAAACAAAGGTAGTTATTAATGCATGGGCAATTGGTAGAGATCCAAAGTTCTGGACGGAGCCTGAAATCTTTTATCCTGAACGGTTCGTTGATAGCTCTATTGACTACAAGGGAACCAATTTTGAATATATCCCGTTTGGTGCTGGAAGGAGAATATGTCCGGGGATTTCCTATGGTCTGGCGAATGTGGAGCTCCCAGTTGCTTTGTTGTTGTATTATTTTGATTGGAAACTCCCCAATGAAATGAAGAATGAAGACCTGGACATGACTGAGGCTTTCGGTGTTACTGTTCGCCGAAAAGAAGATTTACACTTGATTCCCACTCCCTGTTATCCTCCGCCTACTACAAGAGTCTACGAGTGTTAA